The Myxococcota bacterium genome has a segment encoding these proteins:
- a CDS encoding SRPBCC family protein: MAQVNVTRTLSAPTARVWEVVRAFGDVRWIPGGENGEIRGSGPGMVRIFAGPNGKIHEYLESVDDATRTLVYTIPENPPFPVSGYRATMVVADDGGSGRLSWTCEFEPAGASAEEAGKAIETMYGVMIGWIQDLIDKG; the protein is encoded by the coding sequence ATGGCCCAGGTCAACGTCACGCGAACGCTCTCCGCACCGACCGCCCGCGTCTGGGAGGTGGTGCGCGCCTTCGGCGACGTGCGCTGGATTCCGGGCGGCGAGAACGGGGAGATCCGCGGCAGCGGCCCCGGGATGGTGCGCATCTTCGCGGGCCCGAACGGCAAGATCCACGAGTATCTCGAGAGCGTCGACGACGCGACGCGCACGCTCGTCTACACGATCCCCGAGAACCCGCCCTTCCCCGTCTCCGGCTACCGCGCGACGATGGTCGTCGCCGACGACGGCGGCAGCGGCCGCCTCTCGTGGACGTGCGAGTTCGAGCCGGCCGGCGCGTCGGCCGAGGAAGCGGGCAAGGCGATCGAGACGATGTACGGCGTCATGATCGGCTGGATCCAGGACCTGATCGACAAGGGCTGA